A DNA window from Ornithodoros turicata isolate Travis chromosome 10, ASM3712646v1, whole genome shotgun sequence contains the following coding sequences:
- the LOC135370457 gene encoding uncharacterized protein LOC135370457: MGSAPLKSQVEKLQHVFLREFTTAYHPCANGLVERLHRTLKTALRSHDDPSHWVERLPLILLGVRAAIKTDAPVSPAELVHGAPLRLPGEFFDHATLAQPAPDLLHYATRLQSYCADLRPLPTRSSSSRPVFIHPALHSATHVFLRHDAVRKPLQPPYDGPFPVHSHQAKTITIRLPHRLEVVSVDRVKPAFLPAITPVSELSRASSPCPPAPVHPSRSVHWAPGLPSVRLVPRRHTVQGGGTCS, translated from the exons ATGGGAAGTGCCCCGCTCAAGTCTCAAGTCGAGAAATTGCAACATGTCTTCCTGCGGGAGTTC ACGACGGCTTATCACCCTTGCGCCAACGGCCTCGTAGAACGACTCCACCGCACTCTGAAGACCGCCCTGCGCTCACATGACGACCCCAGCCACTGGGTGGAACGCCTACCACTAATTCTCCTTGGCGTCAGGGCTGCCATCAAGACAGACGCACCTGTCTCACCTGCTGAGCTCGTGCATGGCGCGCCGTTAAGACTACCAGGAGAATTCTTCGACCATGCAACTCTTGCCCAACCCGCTCCTGACCTTCTTCACTACGCCACTCGCCTGCAGTCGTACTGTGCTGACTTGCGACCACTGCCCACACGGTCCTCTTCGTCCCGTCCCGTCTTCATTCATCCGGCTCTTCATTCCGCAACCCACGTGTTTCTGCGGCACGACGCGGTTCGTAAACCGCTCCAACCCCCGTACGACGGCCCTTTTCCCGTCCACTCTCATCAAGCGAAGACCATCACCATTAGGCTTCCTCATCGGCTCGAGGTGGTCTCGGTGGACCGTGTGAAGCCTGCCTTTTTGCCTGCCATCACCCCGGTGTCCGAACTTTCTCGTGCCTCGTCCCCCTGCCCGCCCGCACCGGTGCATCCGTCACGTTCGGTACATTGGGCACCCGGCCTACCTTCTGTCCGTCTCGTTCCTCGCCGGCATACGGTCCAGGGAGGGGGTACCTGTAGCTGA